Proteins encoded in a region of the Dreissena polymorpha isolate Duluth1 chromosome 6, UMN_Dpol_1.0, whole genome shotgun sequence genome:
- the LOC127836253 gene encoding uncharacterized protein LOC127836253 → MTTLRQMKDLVLFILTTYHLCQVHCRLTPETIAIKRFLHGCPIALQCMLPPCENPVFGPGNCCGSCPEPDTTPVANPSATHGEPGVTINHLPSQNNAGRFRRIPYVRRKANPKPVKRTAPPTTTQNPPTTTEPPPTTTTTQPTTIDCPYPCTYYGQHYCHLLPCHITCVDAVRPPGACCYECPNGPNCMYQGTVIPEGQNATVDGGEVVFCSSGDLFGGSVIVYPVPEVVG, encoded by the exons ATGACGACTTTGCGTCAAATGAAGGACTTAGTTCTTTTTATTTTGACAACGTACCATCTTTGTCAGGTACATTGTCGACTTACACCCGAAACAATAGCGATTAAGAGATTTTTACACGGGTGTCCGATCGCTCTTCAGTGTATGCTTCCACCATGTGAAAATCCCGTGTTTGGACCTGGGAACTGCTGTGGATCGTGTCCGGAGCCTGACACAACCCCGGTCGCCAATCCGTCAGCAACCCACGGTGAACCTGGCGTAACAATCAATCATCTGCCGTCGCAGAACAATGCTGGGCGGTTCAGACGCATACCATACGTAAGGAGAAAGGCCAATCCTAAACCGGTCAAGAGGACTGCACCTCCGACCACCACCCAAAATCCACCGACCACCACAGAACCCccgccaacaacaacaacaacgcaaCCCACAACTATAGATTGTCCATACCCATGTACTTACTATGGACAGCATTACTGTCACCTACTGCCATGCCATATTACTTGCGTGGATGCTGTACGGCCGCCGGGCGCGTGCTGCTACGAATGTCCCAACG GTCCGAACTGTATGTACCAGGGTACCGTCATACCGGAAGGACAGAACGCTACTGTGGACGGCGGAGAGGTGGTGTTTTGTTCCAGCGGGGATTTGTTTGGCGGATCTGTGATAGTTTATCCAGTTCCGGAGGTCGTCGGCTAA
- the LOC127834720 gene encoding uncharacterized protein LOC127834720: protein MTAKRQMKDLVLFILTTYHLCQVHCRLAPETIAIKRFLHGCPFAFPCMLPPCDNPVFGPGNCCGSCPEPDTTSVGTPSAATHGEPGVAINHLPSQNNVGRHKRFTFFTRPTTTPPTTTHCPYPCTFRGQHFCHPLPCHITCVDGVRPPGACCYECPNGPNCMYQGTVIPEGQNATVDGGEVVFCSSGDLHGGSVIVYPVPAVVG from the exons ATGACAGCTAAACGTCAAATGAAGGACTTAGTGCTTTTTATTTTGACAACGTACCATCTTTGTCAGGTACATTGTCGACTTGCACCCGAAACAATAGCGATTAAGAGATTTTTACACGGGTGTCCATTCGCTTTTCCGTGTATGCTTCCACCATGCGACAACCCCGTGTTTGGACCAGGGAACTGCTGTGGATCGTGTCCGGAGCCTGACACAACCTCGGTCGGCACACCGTCTGCTGCAACCCACGGTGAACCTGGCGTTGCAATCAATCACCTGCCGTCGCAGAACAATGTTGGCAGACACAAGCGCTTCACGTTTTTTACGCGTCCAACAACAACGCCACCGACAACTACACATTGTCCATACCCATGTACTTTCCGTGGACAGCATTTCTGTCACCCGTTGCCATGCCATATTACTTGCGTGGATGGTGTACGGCCGCCTGGCGCGTGCTGCTACGAATGTCCTAACG GTCCGAACTGTATGTACCAGGGAACCGTCATACCGGAAGGACAGAACGCCACTGTGGACGGCGGAGAGGTGGTGTTCTGTTCCAGCGGGGATTTGCACGGCGGATCTGTGATAGTTTATCCAGTTCCTGCGGTCGTCGGCTAA
- the LOC127834719 gene encoding uncharacterized protein LOC127834719 produces MTALRRMKDLMLFILASYHLCQVHCRISTEIIAIKRFLHGCPFAFPCMLPPCDNPVFGPGNCCGSCPESDTTPVATPYASQGESAVTINHLPLQNNAVRFRRVPYVRTLSNPKPVKRWTGIPTTTENPPTTTENPLFVSCLPGTKRCSPLVFTLPTEPPQTTTTPPTTTDCPYPCTFRGHHYCFPLPCMITCVDAVRPPGGCCYECPNGPNCDYQGTVIPEGQNVTVDGGVVVFCSRGGYRGSVTVYGVPGVLG; encoded by the exons ATGACGGCTTTGCGTCGAATGAAGGACTTAATGCTCTTTATTTTGGCATCGTACCATCTTTGTCAGGTACATTGTCGAATATCAACCGAAATTATCGCGATAAAAAGATTTTTACACGGGTGTCCATTCGCTTTTCCGTGTATGCTACCGCCATGCGACAACCCCGTGTTTGGGCCTGGGAACTGCTGTGGATCGTGTCCGGAGTCTGACACAACCCCGGTCGCCACACCATATGCGAGTCAGGGCGAATCTGCGGTCACAATCAATCACCTGCCGTTGCAGAACAATGCTGTGAGGTTCAGACGCGTTCCATACGTTAGGACACTGTCCAATCCTAAACCGGTCAAGAGATGGACTGGAATTCCGACCACAACCGAAAATCCACCGACCACCACCGAAAATCCATTGTTTGTGTCTTGTTTGCCAGGAACGAAACGCTGTAGCCCGTTGGTTTTCACGCTCCCAACAGAACCCCCGCAAACAACAACAACGCCACCTACAACTACAGATTGTCCATACCCGTGCACTTTCCGTGGACATCATTACTGTTTCCCGTTGCCATGTATGATTACGTGCGTGGATGCTGTAAGGCCGCCGGGTGGATGCTGTTACGAGTGCCCGAACG GTCCGAATTGTGATTACCAGGGCACCGTCATACCGGAAGGACAGAACGTCACCGTGGACGGCGGGGTTGTGGTGTTCTGTTCCCGCGGTGGTTATAGAGGATCTGTGACGGTTTATGGAGTCCCCGGGGTCCTCGGCTAA